The proteins below come from a single Aegilops tauschii subsp. strangulata cultivar AL8/78 chromosome 6, Aet v6.0, whole genome shotgun sequence genomic window:
- the LOC109741392 gene encoding uncharacterized protein gives MEEEDEDGLAEELDSEYSEDEVEVPIPSAWYQDISTGLTVNDGHETPWQYNLNQVQIGAMFDTKKKLKYAVIKWAMSTQRVFWTHISSPTNYTVKCVETGCPGKVHGHVPKYDIYWVVTNVVPHNCVRKNLLVKHPNLTSTLIAQLMYTEVVEKKDMEAKHIQIAVKVRWNYVIPYGKAWRAKQKAMEERFRTFFDSYDNVVRLLGILKERNPGTYVNVQRMRLLSIPDFKVLKRVFFSFAICIEAFRHYPPVMFVDGAFLTSQYRGQILTAISVDGNKSNHPTCHDICGG, from the coding sequence ATGGAGGAAGAGGACGAGGATGGATTGGCGGAGGAACTGGACTCTGAATATTCTGAGGATGAAGTAGAGGTACCGATTCCTTCTGCATGGTATCAGGACATATCCACCGGCCTTACGGTCAACGATGGCCATGAGACTCCATGGCAGTATAATCTGAACCAAGTACAGATAGGGGCTATGTTTGATACAAAGAAAAAATTGAAGTATGCGGTGATAAAGTGGGCTATGTCTACTCAGAGGGTTTTCTGGACACACATATCAAGTCCAACAAACTATACCGTGAAATGTGTTGAAACAGGTTGTCCTGGGAAGGTGCATGGGCACGTGCCGAAGTATGACATCTACTGGGTTGTCACCAATGTCGTCCCACATAATTGTGTGAGGAAGAACCTGCTGGTGAAGCATCCGAACCTGACTTCAACTCTCATTGCGCAACTCATGTATACTGAGGTAGTAGAGAAGAAAGATATGGAAGCAAAACACATCCAGATAGCAGTGAAGGTCAGATGGAATTATGTCATTCCTTATGGGaaggcttggagggctaagcaGAAGGCTATGGAGGAAAGGTTTAGGACGTTCTTCGACTCATATGATAATGTTGTCCGTCTCCTTGGCATACTGAAGGAGAGGAATCCCGGCACTTATGTGAACGTACAACGCATGAGGTTGCTGAGTATACCAGATTTCAAGGTGTTGAAACGAGTGTTCTTCTCTTTCGCTATTTGCATCGAAGCTTTCCGGCATTATCCTCCTGTTATGTTTGTGGATGGTGCATTTCTGACCAGTCAGTATAGAGGGCAAATCCTGACTGCTATTAGTGTGGACGGGAACAAATCAAATCATCCCACTTGCCATGACATTTGTGGAGGGTGA
- the LOC109741390 gene encoding probable long-chain-alcohol O-fatty-acyltransferase 1: protein MGFPRDSITAMVPLAAALYVRLASSVLGPGLVRLVALLPVLTFLAAVPLAFSSTILRGTAALFLAWLCLFKVALLAVGSRPLDPALPVIPFVFTASLPVMPRRSRPGAKANPGSGHVVSCAAKVAALAAILQLFRNRLHLHARLALYGIVLYCFFYLLLACLAAIGGALGMDMERPFDRPLLASSLSDFWGRRWNLVMSGILRAAVYDPMQARVGKPAGIMATFLVSGLMHEAMMCYITLRRPTGAMLAFFMLQGAARVAEDWCSARGLRPRPRAVRTLLVLVSIASTAFWLILPLVSMSGAEEKLLEEWAAVTAFFQDGGRYLLPYR from the coding sequence ATGGGTTTCCCGCGGGACAGCATTACTGCCATGGTGCCCCTGGCCGCCGCGCTGTACGTGCGCTTGGCGTCGTCGGTCCTCGGCCCTGGCCTCGTCCGCCTTGTCGCCCTGCTCCCGGTGCTCACGTTCCTTGCGGCCGTCCCGCTTGCCTTCTCCTCTACCATCCTCCGGGGTACCGCAGCTCTGTTCCTCGCATGGCTCTGTTTGTTTAAGGTGGCCCTCCTCGCCGTCGGCAGCAGGCCGCTCGACCCCGCCCTCCCCGTGATCCCGTTCGTATTCACGGCCTCGCTCCCCGTGATGCCCCGTCGCAGCCGCCCCGGTGCCAAAGCCAACCCAGGGTCAGGGCACGTCGTCTCTTGCGCGGCCAAGGTCGCCGCCTTAGCCGCCATCCTCCAACTGTTCAGGAACCGGCTGCATCTCCACGCGCGCCTCGCTCTGTACGGCATTGTGCTCTACTGCTTCTTCTACCTCCTCCTCGCATGCCTTGCGGCCATCGGCGGCGCGCTCGGCATGGACATGGAACGACCGTTTGACCGTCCGCTCCTAGCGTCGTCGCTGAGCGACTTCTGGGGCCGGCGGTGGAACCTCGTCATGTCCGGCATCCTCCGGGCGGCGGTCTATGACCCCATGCAGGCACGGGTAGGGAAACCCGCTGGGATCATGGCTACGTTCCTCGTGTCCGGACTGATGCACGAGGCCATGATGTGCTATATCACCCTGCGGCGCCCAACCGGCGCGATGCTCGCCTTCTTCATGCTCCAGGGCGCGGCCCGCGTGGCGGAGGACTGGTGCTCGGCAAGAGGGTTGCGTCCACGCCCGAGGGCTGTGAGAACGCTGCTTGTGTTGGTGTCCATCGCGAGCACGGCGTTCTGGCTAATCTTGCCGCTGGTTTCCATGAGCGGAGCCGAGGAGAAGTTACTTGAGGAGTGGGCGGCAGTGACGGCCTTCTTCCAGGACGGCGGCAGATATCTTCTCCCGTACCGGTGA